The genome window CTTCTACGTGCGGCGCTACATTGTCGAGAGCCTGATGGAACAGGGCAACCGGCTCCTGCTTGCTCTTGGACTCAACGGACTCAAGCGCACCGTAAACGATACGCTCAGCAATTGACTTCTTGCCATGATGCATGACTGCATTCATGAACTTGGTCAGAACGAGATCGCCGAACTTCGGATCCGGATTGATCTCACGCTTTTCTGCACTATGGCGTCTGGACATATTCTTTGTCTCTTATCTGCATCGGGTTGACCTACCTGGTGGCCAAAGTCCCGGAAAATCTTACTTCGGACGCTTCGCACCGTACTTGGAACGGCGCTGCTTGCGGTTCTTGACGCCCTGGGTATCCAGAACACCACGGATGATGTGGTAACGAACACCCGGCAAATCCTTTACACGGCCGCCGCGGATCATCACGACGGAGTGTTCCTGAAGGTTATGCCCCTCACCCGGAATATATCCGATGACTTCAAATCCGTTCGTCAGACGCACCTTGGCGACCTTACGGAGAGCCGAATTCGGCTTCTTCGGTGTCGTCGTATAGACGCGAGTGCAAACGCCGCGCTTCTGCGGGTTTTCCTGCAGAGCAGGGACTTTATTGCGCTTTACCGGCGCAGTGCGCGGCTTGCGGATCAGCTGGTTTACGGTAGGCATTCAACCTTCCCTCTTTCACAAATCTCGTATCTTCGCCCGTCAGGGCCGTTTCAGCGCCATGCTCATGCACGAATTCGGGCGATTAAACCACCGCGAGGTGGTTGCCCGAATAAAAGCAGAGGAAGCCCTGTGGCTTCATGCGAGCGGCAAATTGCATTTCGATCGTAAAACGAACCCTGTTTGAGATGAACTCCAGAGCGTGTCGCTCCGAAACAGCCAATCTCACATCGGCTCAGATGGGCTGCTGATACTTGGTCCCTAGGCTCTCGTCAAGCCTGAACCCCAAATATTATTAAGGTTTGCAGCGTT of Phyllobacterium zundukense contains these proteins:
- the rpsL gene encoding 30S ribosomal protein S12, whose protein sequence is MPTVNQLIRKPRTAPVKRNKVPALQENPQKRGVCTRVYTTTPKKPNSALRKVAKVRLTNGFEVIGYIPGEGHNLQEHSVVMIRGGRVKDLPGVRYHIIRGVLDTQGVKNRKQRRSKYGAKRPK